The following proteins are encoded in a genomic region of Actinomadura sp. NAK00032:
- a CDS encoding molybdopterin oxidoreductase family protein, whose translation MNATPTHCPYCALQCGMTLSGTGRGGVQVAPRDDVPANRGGLCQKGWTAAELLTVPDRLTTPLMRTGRDAPLRPCGWDEALDRVAAEAARLRALHGPDAVAVFGGGGLTNEKAYQLGKFARVALGTSQIDYNGRFCMSSAAAASGRAFGLDRGLPGPVTDLAASGAVLLAGANPAETMPPFMRHLAEMRDGGGALIVVDPRRTATARRADLHLQPVPGTDAALTCGLLHLALAEGLADDAYIAARTSGFEAVRTAANAWWPDRAERITGVPVPAMREAVRLLARAPRAHVLTGRGAEQHARGTDIVTAFINLALALGLPGRAGSGYGCITGQGNGQGGREHGQKADQLPGYRRIDDPAARAHVARVWGVDPAALPGPGRSAYELLSALGTAGGPRALLLFGSNPVVSAPRAAHVQDRLAALDLLVVADFVPSETARRADVVLPAAQWAEESGTMTNLEGRVLRRRRAVRPPAGARTDLEIIAALAERLKAPGEWSADPEEVFGELRRASAGGAADYAGIGYARIEAEGGVFWPCPSEDHPGTPRPFLDRFPTPDGRARFVPVEHHGPAEDVDAEHPVYLTTGRVLAQYQSGAQTRRVPALAEAAPGPFAELHPDLAERLGVEDGAEVRLESRRGTVTVRARLTDAIRDDTVFVPFHWAGEERVNLLTNPALDPVSRMPEFKVCAVRVTAGVSAF comes from the coding sequence ATGAACGCGACTCCGACGCACTGCCCGTACTGCGCCCTGCAGTGCGGCATGACCCTGAGCGGGACCGGGCGCGGCGGCGTCCAGGTGGCGCCGCGGGACGACGTGCCCGCCAACCGCGGCGGGCTGTGCCAGAAGGGCTGGACGGCCGCGGAGCTGCTCACCGTCCCCGACCGGCTGACCACGCCGCTGATGCGGACCGGCAGGGACGCGCCGCTGCGGCCCTGCGGCTGGGACGAGGCGCTCGACCGCGTCGCCGCCGAGGCCGCCCGGCTCCGCGCGCTGCACGGCCCGGACGCCGTCGCGGTGTTCGGCGGCGGCGGGCTGACGAACGAGAAGGCCTACCAGCTCGGCAAGTTCGCCCGCGTCGCGCTCGGCACGTCCCAGATCGACTACAACGGCCGGTTCTGCATGTCGTCGGCCGCGGCGGCGTCCGGCCGCGCGTTCGGCCTGGACCGCGGGCTGCCGGGCCCGGTCACGGACCTGGCGGCGTCCGGCGCCGTCCTGCTCGCGGGCGCCAACCCCGCCGAGACGATGCCGCCGTTCATGCGGCACCTGGCCGAGATGCGCGACGGCGGCGGGGCCCTCATCGTCGTGGACCCCCGCCGCACCGCCACCGCCCGGCGGGCGGACCTGCACCTGCAGCCGGTGCCCGGCACCGACGCCGCCCTCACCTGCGGGCTGCTGCACCTCGCGCTCGCCGAGGGGCTCGCCGACGACGCCTACATCGCCGCCCGCACGAGCGGGTTCGAGGCCGTCCGCACCGCCGCCAACGCCTGGTGGCCGGACCGCGCCGAGCGGATCACCGGCGTCCCCGTCCCGGCGATGCGCGAGGCCGTCCGGCTGCTGGCCCGCGCCCCGCGCGCCCACGTGCTGACCGGAAGGGGGGCCGAGCAGCACGCCCGCGGCACCGACATCGTCACCGCCTTCATCAACCTGGCGCTCGCGCTCGGCCTGCCCGGCCGCGCGGGCTCCGGGTACGGGTGCATCACCGGGCAGGGCAACGGGCAGGGCGGGCGCGAGCACGGGCAGAAGGCCGACCAGCTCCCCGGCTACCGCAGGATCGACGACCCGGCGGCCCGCGCGCACGTCGCCCGGGTGTGGGGGGTCGATCCGGCCGCCCTGCCGGGCCCGGGCCGGTCGGCGTACGAGCTGCTGTCGGCGCTCGGCACCGCCGGCGGCCCGAGGGCACTGCTGCTGTTCGGGTCCAACCCGGTGGTGTCGGCGCCGCGCGCCGCGCACGTGCAGGACCGGCTCGCCGCCCTCGACCTGCTCGTCGTCGCCGACTTCGTCCCCTCGGAGACGGCGCGCCGCGCCGACGTGGTGCTGCCCGCCGCGCAGTGGGCGGAGGAGTCGGGCACGATGACGAACCTGGAGGGCCGGGTGCTGCGCCGCCGCCGCGCCGTCCGACCGCCGGCGGGCGCCCGCACCGACCTGGAGATCATCGCGGCGCTCGCGGAGCGGCTGAAGGCGCCGGGGGAGTGGAGCGCCGACCCGGAGGAGGTGTTCGGCGAGCTGCGCCGCGCGAGCGCGGGCGGCGCGGCCGACTACGCCGGCATCGGCTACGCGCGGATCGAGGCCGAGGGCGGGGTGTTCTGGCCCTGCCCGTCCGAGGACCACCCCGGCACGCCCCGCCCCTTCCTGGACCGCTTCCCCACGCCGGACGGCCGCGCCCGGTTCGTCCCCGTCGAGCACCACGGCCCCGCCGAGGACGTGGACGCCGAGCACCCCGTGTACCTGACGACCGGGCGGGTCCTCGCGCAGTACCAGTCGGGCGCGCAGACCAGGCGCGTCCCGGCCCTGGCCGAGGCGGCGCCGGGCCCGTTCGCCGAACTCCACCCCGACCTGGCCGAGCGCCTGGGCGTCGAGGACGGCGCCGAGGTGCGCCTGGAGAGCCGCCGCGGCACCGTGACCGTCCGGGCGCGGCTCACCGACGCGATCCGCGACGACACCGTCTTCGTCCCGTTCCACTGGGCGGGGGAGGAGCGGGTGAACCTGCTGACCAACCCCGCCCTGGACCCGGTGTCGCGGATGCCGGAGTTCAAGGTCTGCGCCGTCCGCGTCACGGCGGGCGTGAGCGCCTTTTAA
- the nirD gene encoding nitrite reductase small subunit NirD, with the protein MTTTPEATITRDPAGRGTARWSDICSYADLIPERGVCAMVDGVQVAVFRVYDGALYALSNLDPFSGAYVLSRGILGTRDGTPTVASPMYKQVFDLRTGACLDDPRVALPAFPVRRAGDRVEVALTDEHRQ; encoded by the coding sequence ATGACCACGACACCCGAAGCGACGATCACCAGGGACCCGGCGGGCCGCGGGACGGCCCGCTGGTCCGACATCTGCTCCTACGCCGACCTGATCCCCGAGCGCGGGGTCTGCGCGATGGTGGACGGCGTCCAGGTGGCGGTCTTCCGGGTCTACGACGGCGCCCTGTACGCGCTGTCGAACCTCGACCCGTTCAGCGGCGCCTACGTGCTGTCGCGCGGGATCCTCGGCACCCGCGACGGGACGCCGACGGTCGCGTCCCCCATGTACAAGCAGGTGTTCGACCTGCGGACCGGGGCGTGCCTGGACGATCCGCGGGTGGCGCTGCCGGCGTTCCCGGTGCGCCGCGCCGGGGACCGGGTGGAGGTGGCGCTCACCGATGAGCACCGGCAGTGA
- a CDS encoding uroporphyrinogen-III synthase produces MSTGSEAAATGRLAGFAVGVTAARRHEELATLLERRGARVVAAPAIRLVPLADDAELLEATRAVTAGPLDHLVVTTGIGFRAWLEAADGHGLRDALVARLAGAGIVARGPKARGAIRSEGLREAWSPQSEGCAEVTAHLLTRDLAGARVAVQLYGERQPELTGALRAAGAEVIEVPVYRWSRADDPTPLRRLAGQAVAGTVDAITFTSAPAVAATLAVAAEDGLEDALLEAMRGPVVAACVGPVTARALTDRGVPTVQPERARLGALVRALVTDLPRRRSRRLSVRGASLELRGHAVVLDGQLRPIAPAPMAILRALARRPGHVVSRAELCGALPSRPAGNGAARGRDARPQADEHAVEMAVARLRRGLGRPGIVETVVKRGYRLACDPRPAGRLAAGAGG; encoded by the coding sequence ATGAGCACCGGCAGTGAGGCCGCGGCCACCGGCCGGCTGGCCGGGTTCGCCGTCGGGGTGACGGCGGCCCGCCGGCACGAGGAGCTCGCGACGCTGCTGGAGCGGCGCGGGGCCCGGGTCGTGGCGGCGCCCGCCATCCGGCTCGTCCCGCTCGCCGACGACGCCGAACTGCTGGAGGCGACCCGCGCGGTCACCGCCGGGCCGCTCGACCACCTCGTCGTCACGACCGGGATCGGGTTCCGGGCGTGGCTGGAGGCGGCGGACGGGCACGGGCTGCGGGACGCGCTCGTCGCCCGCCTCGCCGGGGCCGGGATCGTGGCCCGCGGCCCGAAGGCGCGCGGCGCGATCCGGTCGGAGGGGCTGCGGGAGGCGTGGTCGCCGCAGTCGGAGGGCTGCGCCGAGGTGACCGCGCACCTGCTGACGCGGGACCTGGCCGGCGCGCGGGTCGCCGTGCAGCTGTACGGGGAGCGGCAGCCGGAGCTGACCGGGGCGCTGCGCGCCGCGGGCGCCGAGGTGATCGAGGTCCCGGTGTACCGGTGGTCGCGCGCCGACGACCCGACGCCGCTGCGCCGGCTCGCCGGGCAGGCGGTCGCGGGCACCGTCGACGCGATCACCTTCACCAGCGCGCCCGCGGTCGCCGCGACCCTCGCCGTCGCCGCCGAGGACGGCCTGGAGGACGCCCTGCTGGAGGCCATGCGCGGCCCCGTCGTGGCGGCCTGCGTCGGGCCGGTCACCGCGCGGGCGCTCACCGACCGCGGCGTGCCGACCGTCCAGCCGGAGCGGGCCCGGCTCGGCGCGCTCGTCCGGGCGCTGGTCACGGACCTGCCGCGGCGCCGGTCGCGGCGGCTGTCGGTGCGCGGCGCGTCGCTGGAGCTGCGCGGGCACGCCGTCGTGCTGGACGGGCAGCTGCGGCCGATCGCGCCGGCGCCGATGGCGATCCTGCGGGCGCTGGCGCGGCGCCCCGGCCACGTGGTGTCGCGGGCGGAGCTGTGCGGCGCGCTGCCGAGCCGCCCGGCCGGCAACGGCGCGGCCCGGGGCCGGGACGCGCGCCCGCAGGCCGACGAGCACGCGGTCGAGATGGCGGTGGCGCGGCTGCGCCGCGGCCTCGGCCGGCCGGGGATCGTGGAGACGGTCGTCAAGCGCGGCTACCGGCTGGCGTGCGATCCGCGGCCCGCCGGCCGGCTCGCGGCGGGCGCCGGTGGCTGA
- a CDS encoding sirohydrochlorin chelatase produces MAEPALLAVAHGTRDPAGPAAVRALLARVRAMRPGLRVAEAYGELAEPSLEDAAAALGGGPVVLVPLLLARGYHALADFPGRAARLLPGAVASRPLGPDPLLAHALADRLAGRLTGCLSGRSPIGIPPRPDAVVLGAAGSADPAGTADAREAARLLARRLGRPVRHGFVAAGGPVLDEVVADLRRGGARRVAVASYLLAPGRFHDRIAACGADAAAPPIGAHPAAARLVLRRYDEARSGAAAPVRAQVSRPVS; encoded by the coding sequence GTGGCTGAGCCGGCGCTGCTGGCCGTCGCGCACGGCACCCGGGACCCGGCCGGGCCCGCCGCGGTCCGGGCGCTGCTGGCCCGGGTGCGGGCGATGCGGCCGGGCCTGCGGGTCGCGGAGGCCTACGGCGAGCTGGCGGAGCCGTCGCTGGAGGACGCCGCCGCCGCGCTCGGCGGCGGCCCGGTGGTCCTGGTGCCGCTGCTGCTGGCGCGCGGCTACCACGCGCTGGCCGACTTCCCCGGCCGCGCGGCGCGGCTGCTGCCCGGCGCGGTGGCGTCCCGGCCGCTCGGCCCGGACCCGCTGCTGGCGCACGCGCTCGCCGACCGCCTGGCCGGCCGCCTGACCGGTTGCCTGAGCGGCCGGTCCCCGATCGGGATCCCGCCGCGCCCGGACGCCGTCGTCCTCGGCGCGGCGGGGTCCGCCGACCCGGCCGGCACCGCCGACGCCAGGGAGGCCGCCCGGCTGCTGGCGCGGCGGCTGGGCCGGCCCGTCCGGCACGGGTTCGTCGCCGCCGGCGGGCCCGTGCTGGACGAGGTCGTGGCGGACCTGCGCCGCGGCGGCGCGCGCCGGGTGGCGGTGGCGTCCTACCTGCTGGCCCCGGGCCGGTTCCACGACCGGATCGCGGCCTGCGGCGCCGATGCCGCGGCGCCGCCGATCGGCGCGCACCCCGCCGCGGCGCGGCTGGTGCTGCGCCGCTACGACGAGGCCCGGTCGGGGGCGGCCGCGCCGGTGCGGGCGCAGGTGTCCCGACCAGTGTCCTGA
- a CDS encoding MarR family winged helix-turn-helix transcriptional regulator yields the protein MTDQSDPMFESPSYLMFEMVRLVRRTAARMLPGQPRLPHLLVLWCVARSGPLSQRAVAERLRMDAGDLVGIVDALEEAGHLERRRDPEDRRRYALEVTEAGRLFLGAGLDARVRLNEALFAPLSPQERALFKDMLLRVLAHHDDRFAGQDTGRDTCARTGAAAPDRASS from the coding sequence GTGACGGACCAGTCCGACCCGATGTTCGAGTCGCCCAGCTACCTGATGTTCGAGATGGTGCGGCTCGTCCGGCGCACCGCCGCCCGCATGCTCCCCGGCCAGCCGCGGCTCCCGCACCTGCTCGTGCTGTGGTGCGTGGCGCGCTCGGGCCCGCTGTCGCAGCGGGCCGTCGCCGAACGGCTGCGGATGGACGCCGGCGACCTGGTCGGCATCGTGGACGCCCTGGAGGAGGCCGGGCACCTGGAGCGCCGCCGCGACCCCGAGGACCGGCGCCGGTACGCGCTGGAGGTCACCGAGGCCGGGCGGCTGTTCCTCGGCGCGGGCCTGGACGCCCGCGTCCGCCTCAACGAGGCCCTGTTCGCGCCGCTGTCACCGCAGGAGCGGGCGCTGTTCAAGGACATGCTGCTGCGGGTCCTCGCCCACCACGACGACCGGTTCGCCGGTCAGGACACTGGTCGGGACACCTGCGCCCGCACCGGCGCGGCCGCCCCCGACCGGGCCTCGTCGTAG
- a CDS encoding ATP-binding cassette domain-containing protein, giving the protein MPDGGPAVEVDGLIKRFGEVEAVRGIDFAVRPGEIFGFLGPNGAGKSTTINMLCTLLRPTAGHARVAGHDVAAERDSVRRNIGLVFQDPTLDGYLSGEQNLRFHAELYGVPRSVTADRIRQVLEMVNLWDRRGDLVQTYSGGMKRRLEIARGLLHSPRVLFLDEPTVGLDPQTRASIWEYIRQLQAAEEITIFMTTHYMDEAEFCERIAIMDSGRIVALDTPEALKAGVGEDRVRIQTADDAAAIAAIKERFGLPAVVSEGAVTFSVAAGESFVPRLFAELGVPIRSVNVARPSLDDVFMSFTGSTIRDAEATGSDRMRMAMRAGRR; this is encoded by the coding sequence ATGCCGGACGGGGGACCCGCCGTCGAGGTCGACGGCCTGATCAAGAGGTTCGGCGAGGTCGAGGCCGTGCGGGGGATCGACTTCGCCGTGCGGCCGGGGGAGATCTTCGGCTTCCTCGGCCCGAACGGCGCCGGCAAGTCCACCACGATCAACATGCTCTGCACCCTGCTGCGGCCGACCGCCGGCCACGCGCGCGTGGCCGGGCACGACGTCGCCGCCGAACGCGACAGCGTGCGCCGCAACATCGGGCTGGTGTTCCAGGACCCCACCCTCGACGGCTACCTGTCGGGGGAGCAGAACCTGCGCTTCCACGCCGAGCTGTACGGGGTGCCGCGCTCGGTGACCGCCGACCGCATCCGGCAGGTGCTGGAGATGGTCAACCTGTGGGACCGGCGCGGCGACCTGGTGCAGACCTACTCCGGAGGCATGAAGCGCCGCCTGGAGATCGCGCGCGGCCTGCTGCACTCGCCGCGGGTGCTGTTCCTGGACGAGCCGACCGTCGGCCTGGACCCGCAGACCCGCGCGTCGATCTGGGAGTACATCCGGCAGCTGCAGGCGGCCGAGGAGATCACGATCTTCATGACGACGCACTACATGGACGAGGCCGAGTTCTGCGAGCGCATCGCGATCATGGACTCGGGGCGGATCGTCGCGCTCGACACCCCGGAGGCCCTCAAGGCGGGCGTCGGCGAGGACCGGGTCCGCATCCAGACCGCCGACGACGCGGCCGCGATCGCCGCGATCAAGGAGCGGTTCGGCCTGCCCGCGGTCGTGTCGGAGGGCGCGGTGACCTTCTCGGTGGCCGCCGGGGAGTCGTTCGTGCCGCGGCTGTTCGCCGAGCTGGGCGTCCCGATCCGCTCGGTCAACGTGGCGCGGCCGTCGCTGGACGATGTGTTCATGAGCTTCACCGGCTCCACCATCCGGGACGCCGAGGCCACGGGCAGCGACCGGATGCGGATGGCGATGCGCGCGGGGAGGAGATGA
- a CDS encoding ABC transporter permease, with translation MGRTAEPAAAAAVVRVRVPERGLRQDLRAVKIVLHRELIRFWRDKLRMVSGLVQPVLWLLVMGTGLSNLVTSGGGPAGAVDLKTFIYPGVCAMSVMFTAMFSAGSIVWDREFGFLREMLVAPVSRSAIVIGKCVGGAVVATLQGVVIVLLAPLAGVPYDPALMAQLVGLMFIGAFALTGFGVMMAARITQMQAFFGLMQMAMMPMMFLSGALYPLNGLPTWLSVLTRFNPLTYAVDPMRHVVFAHLDVSDRLLRTFDPGVTWGGWTVPVWLEIVIVLGMGLGLMAVAIVEFRRAD, from the coding sequence ATGGGGAGAACCGCGGAGCCGGCGGCGGCCGCCGCCGTCGTCCGGGTGCGGGTGCCCGAGCGGGGCCTGCGGCAGGACCTGCGCGCCGTGAAGATCGTCCTGCACCGGGAGCTGATCCGGTTCTGGCGGGACAAGCTGCGGATGGTGTCCGGGCTCGTCCAGCCGGTGCTGTGGCTGCTGGTCATGGGCACCGGCCTGTCCAACCTGGTGACCAGCGGCGGCGGCCCGGCCGGCGCCGTCGACCTGAAGACCTTCATCTATCCCGGCGTGTGCGCGATGTCGGTGATGTTCACCGCGATGTTCTCCGCCGGCTCGATCGTGTGGGACCGGGAGTTCGGGTTCCTGCGCGAGATGCTGGTGGCGCCCGTCAGCCGCAGCGCCATCGTGATCGGCAAGTGCGTCGGCGGCGCGGTCGTGGCGACGCTGCAGGGCGTGGTGATCGTGCTGCTCGCGCCGCTGGCCGGCGTCCCCTACGACCCGGCGCTGATGGCGCAGCTGGTCGGCCTGATGTTCATCGGGGCGTTCGCGCTCACCGGGTTCGGCGTGATGATGGCGGCGCGGATCACCCAGATGCAGGCGTTCTTCGGCCTCATGCAGATGGCGATGATGCCGATGATGTTCCTGTCGGGCGCGCTGTACCCGCTGAACGGCCTGCCGACGTGGCTGAGCGTCCTGACCCGCTTCAACCCGCTCACCTACGCGGTCGACCCGATGCGGCACGTGGTGTTCGCGCACCTGGACGTCTCGGACCGGCTGCTGCGCACCTTCGACCCCGGCGTCACCTGGGGCGGCTGGACGGTCCCGGTCTGGCTGGAGATCGTCATCGTCCTCGGGATGGGCCTCGGCCTGATGGCGGTGGCCATCGTGGAGTTCCGCCGCGCCGACTGA